From Ailuropoda melanoleuca isolate Jingjing chromosome 8, ASM200744v2, whole genome shotgun sequence, a single genomic window includes:
- the LOC109491003 gene encoding leucine-rich repeat-containing protein 51 isoform X1 → MSKQNYMNTSVQEPPLDYSFRSIHVIQDLTSEEPRTGLRPLRHSKSGKSLTQALWLNNNVLNDLRDFSHVVSLLLEHPENLAWIDLSFNDLTSIDPVLTTFFNLSVLYLHGNSIQRLGEVNKLAVLPRLRSLTLHGNPIEEEKGYRQYVLCTLPRITTFDFSGVTKADRATAEVWKRMNIKPKKVRIKQNAL, encoded by the exons ATGAGCAAACAGAACTATATGAACACTTCGGTGCAAGAGCCCCCTCTTGACTACTCCTTCCGAAGCATCCACGTGATCCAAG ACCTGACGAGCGAGGAGCCACGGACAGGGCTACGACCGCTAAGGCACTCAAAGTCAGGGAAGTCACTGACCCAGGCCCTGTGGCTGAACAACAATGTCCTCAATGACCTGAGAGACTTCAGCCATGTGGTTTCACTGCTGCTGGAGCATCCAGAGAACCTGGCCTGGATCGACCTGTCCTTCAACGACCTGACTTCCATTGACCCT GTCCTGACAACTTTCTTCAACCTCAGTGTACTCTATCTCCATGGCAACAGCATCCAGCGCCTGGGAGAGGTCAACAAGCTGGCTGTCCTCCCACGGCTCCGGAGCTTGACACTCCATGGGAACCCcatagaggaagagaaggggtatAG GCAATATGTGCTGTGCACCCTGCCACGTATCACCACATTCGACTTCAGTGGAGTCACCAAAGCAGACCGTGCCACAGCTGAAGTGTGGAAACGCATGAACATCAAGCCCAAGAAGGTCCGGATCAAGCAGAATGCACTCTGA
- the LOC109491003 gene encoding leucine-rich repeat-containing protein 51 isoform X2: MVEFQALVTDLTSEEPRTGLRPLRHSKSGKSLTQALWLNNNVLNDLRDFSHVVSLLLEHPENLAWIDLSFNDLTSIDPVLTTFFNLSVLYLHGNSIQRLGEVNKLAVLPRLRSLTLHGNPIEEEKGYRQYVLCTLPRITTFDFSGVTKADRATAEVWKRMNIKPKKVRIKQNAL, from the exons ATGGTGGAGTTTCAGGCATTGGTGACAG ACCTGACGAGCGAGGAGCCACGGACAGGGCTACGACCGCTAAGGCACTCAAAGTCAGGGAAGTCACTGACCCAGGCCCTGTGGCTGAACAACAATGTCCTCAATGACCTGAGAGACTTCAGCCATGTGGTTTCACTGCTGCTGGAGCATCCAGAGAACCTGGCCTGGATCGACCTGTCCTTCAACGACCTGACTTCCATTGACCCT GTCCTGACAACTTTCTTCAACCTCAGTGTACTCTATCTCCATGGCAACAGCATCCAGCGCCTGGGAGAGGTCAACAAGCTGGCTGTCCTCCCACGGCTCCGGAGCTTGACACTCCATGGGAACCCcatagaggaagagaaggggtatAG GCAATATGTGCTGTGCACCCTGCCACGTATCACCACATTCGACTTCAGTGGAGTCACCAAAGCAGACCGTGCCACAGCTGAAGTGTGGAAACGCATGAACATCAAGCCCAAGAAGGTCCGGATCAAGCAGAATGCACTCTGA